The Salvelinus alpinus chromosome 10, SLU_Salpinus.1, whole genome shotgun sequence genome includes the window GGCCACAACATAGACCTAAAGCCATTTCTGTCTCCTGATTTTCTATTTGATAATGACAGACTACACAGAAATCATATTCTTGATTAACACAAAATGAATCAGGAAAGGTCACATGATCTCGGTCAATCTAACTCAACCAGCAGGGAGACATTGCGTCCCCCTGCCATCTTAGGCAGAACGTTCTGTTGCTCTAGTCTCTGTAAGTCATTGAATTCAGAATCTTGGTGATGGGAGCCCATTGTTATTTCAAGGACAGAATACTATTGAGATGTCCATCCATGGGCAAATGATGCTGGCTACAATGCTGCTGCTAACAGCTCAGCCGAGTGTTTCTGTAGGTGCCTGTTGAGGTGTGTGCGGCGGGTGTAGCTCTTGTCACAGTGAGGACAGGGGTACGGACGCACTCCAGAGTGAGTCAACAGGTGCTTCTTCAGATCAAACTTCCTCTTCAGGCTCTTCCCACACTCTGGACAAGAGAACGGCTTCTCACCTGAGGGACGGGACAGTATTTAGGACTATAAATCAAGATTACACAGAGTTACTTCAGATTACACAGAACTACGATTAAATTGTTAGTTTTATTATCATCGATCACAAATGTATAAACGCACTGCTTATGTCCTGCATCACATATATGAAAGTACAAACATGTTTAGCATTTCTTGGACAAATGACAACAGTATCATTCATATACACCATATAGTTGTTAAATCAACGGCccccttaaagggatacttcgggatgttgtccctttatctacttccccagagtcagatgaactcgtggatattattatgtctctgtgtccagtatgaaggaagttagaggtagtttcgcgagccaatgctaactagcattagcggaatgactggaagtctatgggtattgTTCTGGGACTTAGCAATTGCAatagcgctagttagcaacttcctccAAACTGctcgcagagacataaaaatggtatccacaactTCATCGGACTCTttgggcctcattgccaaaatccgaGCTAACTACAAGATCCTGGTTCTGACCTGAGTGTGTCTTCATGTGTTCTGTCAGGTGACAGGATATGGAGAATGTCTTCCCACAGTCAACACAGCTGTaaggtctctctcctgtgtgacaGCGCATGTGTTTCTGCAAGTCCCCACCAGAGGGCCACGCCTTTCCGCACACCTCACACACGTACGGCCTCTCGCCCGTGTGCCGCCGCACGTGAACGTTCAACCCGGCGAGTGCCGTAAAGCGTTTCCCGCAGTAGGAGCAGTGGAAGGGCTTCTCGCCCGTGTGGATCCGGAGGTGTCCCTCCATGCCGTCTTTGGTCCGGAAGCGCTTGCCGCAGTGGGCGCAGAGAAAGGGCTTCTCCTCCGAGTGGGTTCTGAGGTGGGACTGGAGGGACCCCAGAGTAGTGAAGCTCTTCTCACACTGGTCACATTGATGAGGTCTGTCCACAAGATGGCTTCTCTGGTGGATCCTCATGAGGGTCAGGCCTGTAAACGTCTCCTCACAGTAACGGCACTTGTACCTCTGGCCCTCGCTCCCCTCTGGGACCGGATGGGTCTGCTGGTGTTTGATGAGTTTGGCCTGCGAGGTGAATGTCTCACTGCAGACAGGGCAGACGAGTTTGGGTACGCGGTGCATCTGCCGGTGGGCGTCGCGCTCCTTCGCCGAGCCGAACACACGCTCGCACTGGGTGCAGGCAAAGCCGCCGCCGGACGAGTGAGTCTGCTTGTGATTGGTCAGGCTGGAGAGGAGGCGGAAGCGTTTGCCGCACAGGCAGCACTGGTGCAGCGGCTGGGCCCAGTGGGTCTTGTGGTGTCGGGTCAGTTCCAGCTGGGTCCTAAAGCCCGCCCCACATTGAAAACAGGTGTTGGTCTTGTGGGTGAGGCGGTGGCGGTACTGCTCGCGGAGCGACGCAAACCGCTTCCCGCACTGGGCGCAGTCGAAGGTGGCGGTGACACACACAGAGCGCTTGTGGTCGTTCAGGCTCCAGGGCGTTGGGAAGCCAACGCCACACTGGGCGCATTTGTAGCGGCCGCCTCGCGAGTGTGTGGTCAGGTGACGCAGCACCTGGGAACGGTAGATGAAACACTTCCCGCACGTCGGGCACTTGTGGGCAACACGCCGGGGATTGTGGGATACGCTAGACGGGAGCGTCTCGGAAGACGAGGACTCTCCTGTGGGGCTGTCTGAGGAAACAGGAAGAGCAGGTGAGAGGtaattggtattttattaggatccccattagctgctgtgaaagcagcagctactcttccaggggtccacacagaacatgaaacatgacataacacacaacattaatagacaagaacagcacaaggacagaactacatacatttaaaaaaggcaCACGAGAGGATAAGCAGAGAGGATATTGGGAACAGgagcacaggaggctggtggggaggacgggcttgtgataatgagtggaatggtatcaaataaaccacacacatggtttccaggtgtttgatgccattccatttgcttcgtTCCAGCcaatattatgagccgtcctcccctcagcagcctcctgtgagcTGCAGGTGGTTAGGAGGGTATAAGACACTCACCTGTGTCACTCTCCACCCTAATACATTCTACAGACGACTCAGGGATGATGCTGAGGTGGGAAATAACATGTCATGTTAATCATTCATCATTTACCCAATACTCACACACAGTTCACGTTTCGACACTGTTCAAATAATGTACACTCAAAAACACACAAGATACAATCTGTCCATACTTACTGTCCCGCTACTggattccacacacacacactcccaaacaCGCGCTGACCACACTTTCCTCCTCAGTGAGGTGTTAGACACACACTCTAAACAACCACACATACTCTGTCCACACCAATCGTCACActaccactcacacacacttaccaCTCAAAACACCCATTCTGATACAATCTGTCCATACTTACTGTCACGCTACTGcattcctaacacacacacacacacacaaacacatacctcCCCAGTGAGGCCTGGGGCTTTTGGCTGCTCACAGGAACAGTGTTCCTCTCTGGCGAGGGCCTGCTCTGTCCTGAGGGAGAATTGACTGCAGTCTGCCCCCTGCAGGCCACAGGCAGGGTGAGAGTGGGTGCAGACTGGGAGACGACAGCAAGAGAGTGCTGGCCCGGCTGGGGGATAATCATTATAGATTGGCTCTGAACAATGAAACCCAGAATCCCTAGGTTGGACGTTTCCGTTTCTCCTGCCACTCTATTGGCTGATTCCTGGTCTTGACCAATCAGCTCGGCTACTTTCGATTTCTCATCGTCCTCTCGTTTGATGCAGACCTtctcctgttcttctcctctctcttcatccatccTTTCCTCAGGGAAGGGTTCTGACTCACTGTCAGAGTCGGCAGAGGGATGGTACACCATCATATTTGGAAGACAAACAGGTAGAGAGCTGAGGAGGTTGGTCTGGGATGGGCTGGAGTCTGCACAAGACAAGCGAGAAGCACAGTTGTAAACTAATCAAATAGTTGttttaaaagtttaaaaaatgtgAGACTACAGACTATGACTGGGTTGGTGATTGCTGCAGTGTTGGTGACGTACCTCTATTTACCAGGTGTTCCCGGCAGCACGTTTGGCTCTGCAGCACAGACCTCAGCCTGTCACTGTGGGGGATAGACTGCAGACATTCATCCACACCACCGGGGACAGAGTCAAGCCAGGAAGCAGCCTGGGGAACACAGGGGGGAGATGTGTGGTGGTCAAAGTGTGGTTGGTAAATGTGGTCATTATGTAGCCTGTGTAGTCTCTTAGTAGcgacttgtaagtcgctctggataagagcgtctgctaaatgacttaaatgtaaatgtagtgaagTTGGGGTTGACATGGGGTCAATGTGTACCTGTTTAAAGTCTGGTACTGGCAGCAGCTCCTCCAGTCTGGAGAGGAACACACAAACCAGAGACTCCAGCTCTGCATTAAAGTATTGACCAAACTGAGAGAGATagtagcgagagaaagagagagagatatagtagagagatagagagatagtagagcgagagagagatagtagagcgagagagagatagtagagcgagagagcgatagtagagcgagagagcgatagtagagagagcgagatagtaTAGAGAGCGAGATAGTATAGAGAgatagtacagagagagagaacaattctTCACTGAACTCAGAGTTTAGTGCAGTGCTGTCACTTGCTCTGCTGCATGTTACTCAAGTGAAGAAAGATTCATTTTCTTACAGCCCATCGATCTCCTGGACTCCTCCGGGTGTACGCCATGAGCCTGGCTTTGGCATCCTCAAAGGCCTTGTCACTGGACTGTAAAAACAACAGACACATACcttagtgtgtgtcagggccaAACGCCTCCCTCTCAGCACTCAGAAAAGGTGTGTCCCCATTCTGGCACTCGGTTCCCTCCCTTTACTCCACCCTATCACTCTATACATTCAGCAAAAGGCAGGCTGTAAAAATCCAGTTCCCATGAGCCCTCTCGCTCACCTTTGTCAGACAGATGGACTGGATCCTGTCCAGGTGAGTCTGGATGAGTTCTGGGGCGACATCCTCGACTATCCACTCCTGGGACATCTGCAAGACGGACCGATCAGGAGGTCCGTTTAAAATTACAACACTGTGCAACACTTTACAACAGAGGTGAACTTCTGATTTGAAGCACATGGAAAATACTGTATAGGTTAATGCTGGAAGAAACACACCTTTGCTCTGAGGCCCAGAAGCAGTAATGCTCTCTGCCTGTCAGTCAGTAGTTCTGGAACGGTCTCTGTGACCAAACACACAAAGTCCTCCAGCTTCCCATAATGCTCCAAACTCCGCCGCCCCACCACCTGCCACATGACCGCAGACATCAGACGCAGCGGGGGCACCAGGAGtctcagagaagagagagggagggggccatctgtggggaaggagggggaggtaAGTATAGACAGGCAGGCTACACAAAGCACACATTTGCCTTGTTTGAATACTTCTGGAGTGTCCACCCTGAGATTGAAATTTTAGGCGTTTGATCCCCAACCAAGTCAcaccaaagactgtaaaaatgggaccAGATgcatctctgcttggcactcagcaatGGATTGGGGGTAAAGACCTGCGATAGACTAATGTCCTGTCCAAAGGGAGTacacatcaagctgcctcacgcatCAGAAAACAGGAAATAGACTCATGCAAGGCTACTTACTTACTTAATTTATAGTACAGCAGTGCTTACTTTAAAGAAGGGTGGACGTTAGGGGAGATGCAAGTGttcaaacaatacaaattaaaccATATCCAAGAATCACACCACTGGTCATCACTGTGAATAGTGCTGGTCCAGGGCATTAGAGGGATGCactaacgccctggaccagagctacacTGTGAGCTGTGCTGgccaacacaggaggttggtggccccttaattgaggagaacgggctcgtggtaatggctggagcagaatcagtggaatcGTATGAAATacctcaaacacatggttttaatgtgtttgatGCCCTTCCATTtcctccgttccagccattattataagccgtcccccctcagcagcctccactgctggccAAGTATGAGTAACTGCATATATTGATTGTCTGAAAGTGGGCGTTGCGAAATAAGTGGATAAGGAAAAATAACAGCTAATTGGGCAGTTGCCACTTAATGTCATTTTGCATGACTGCTAACTGCTTCCTTTTAGCTAAACTGTTTAGGATAATTACCGTCGCAGGTTAGGACAACTACCGtcgcaggttaggataattaccgtggcaggttaggataaataccgtggcaggttaggataattaccgtggcaggttaggacaattaccgtggcaggttaggataaaaCCTTGGCAGGTTAGAACAATtaccgtggcaggttaggataaataccgtggcaggttaggataattaacgtggcaggttaggataaacaccgtggcaggttaggataaataccttggcaggttaggataaatacggtggcaggttaggataattaacgtggcaggttaggataaaaACCGTGGCAGATGTGGATGCTGAGTTCGAATCAAGCAGCACGTCGAGCAAAGTTGGTGAAGACAAATGTCCTGAATGGAGAAAATAAAGTCTGTCGGTCCTGTTGTTTTTTGATAAAGTGCAAATACGTCCGCATGTGAAGCTTGGTTATGTAAAATACTTTCGTCCCCAAACCACTGCTGTGTAAGAATTGTAAATTATTTGGCCATGTTTCAAGTGTGTGCCGGAAGACCCGCCCTCCCAGGTTCCCcttgagcctgtgtagggatcaGATCTGGTTTTATTTTTAACAGGGGATCAGATCTGATTGGACGGGGGTCCTGTTTTACAtcccgcacagtaggtggcgggatGCACATTCAATTGTGCGATCGCCAAAATAACGTAGAAGAAGACTTCCTTTACAACAGCTCTAAGCTATTCCGCGAAGCGCaagaaatatgaacacagaacaatgagacagatatttcaccggatgtataaatgtgaagcattcgcttggtgtttccactcactaccaaatatggaaGTGCGAGAAGATGTAACGAAATGGATTTCGGCcgacattctgctaattttctcaATTTATGAAACATTTGATTGCAATAcggttttctgttcccaaaactaaaatatgttatgaacagagtggactatgTTTATACTTTACCCTTTGCTAAAGGTTTAAAAAATcacgttgtttagaaggagtgcaaaggcgaattgagttattgcacacgcgcatttcaaagtaggcgttccctaacagaAATATGCAGATGTTggctagaacgcgccaataggatttcgctagctcgtgcttggctctgcccactatgactaattTGTTGCCGTtagaaacgacaggctgtggtcttgGTAAaaaatacacatatatatatttgtCCACCTTTTaattaactatgcaagtcagttaagaacaaattcttatttacaatgacagcctaccccggccaaacccggacgctgggccaattgtacgccgccctatgggactccgtattacggccggatgtgatacagcctggattcgaaccagtgccttagaccgctgcgccactcaggaccCCAGGTaggaatgccctgacttctgcagaggacATATCGCTGTATATCGCTGTAAATGGCCAATGCAGacgtcggattgaccatgcagagtTTAGCTAAAACGAGGTCCCCAGCCGGCCTCTCgggggaggagaagatggaactaattgagttacaaaataaactggataatatatatagattaaaaGCAGAAGGAGCCTTTTATTAGATCTAGGAAAACATGGattgaggagggagaacagaattcatcctatttctttagacttgagaaatttCACTCTAAAAATAACACTATCCATAAATTAAACATTGATGGTGTTATTACAGATTACCAAAATGAATTGCTAAATACTGTAGCAATTTTTACAGAAAATTGTATAGCTCTACGTACTGTCAGGAATCCACAGATATGTTTTTTAACTCACTGAATAATGTTCACACTATCAGTGATATAGAAtctaaacagtgtgatgaacccatcaaagttgaagagattatagagtctatcaaacatctaaagaacaatAAATCACCAGGTGTTGATGGAATTACATCAGAATTTTACAAATTACTTTCTGAACAAATAGCTCCCTTCCTATTTGAAGTCTTTTTAGAgagtattaaaaacaatgttctcTCTTCTACAATAAGTCAGGGGTTAATAACACTAATACCTAAGCCTAAAAAATAAGTGCTGCTCATCGATAACTGGCGTCCAATTTGTCTTCTTAATAATGACTATAAGATATTAGCCTTACTACATGCAAAAATAATTAAAGTCCTGGATGCAATcattgatgaaacacagtctggcttcatgaggaacagacatatttctaacaatgtcagactagtattagacatacttgactactcagacctaataactgaggatagcttcatattattttttagatttttataaAGCATTTGAGACAGTAGAGCATCAGTTTCTCTTCCACTCCCTTGAGAGACTTGGCTTTGGGGATTTTTTCTGTAAGGCTATTAAGACTCTCTATGGAAATGGTAACAGCTCTATCAAACTGAAACATGGCACCTCACCTAGATTTGAGTTAaagagaggaattaggcaaggttgtcctatctccccgtacctgtttttattaatcacccaacttcttgcaaattctttaaagaatagtcctgtacaaggtatttccatagctggtaaagaaattattaaaagccagctggctgatgatactacactttttctgaaagacgctaaccaaattcccatatcgatcaatgtgatacaatccttttccaaagcgtctggtctataccttaacattaataaatgtgaactcatagctgtcaaatattgtgtgacaccttcatattatggtattccagtaaaagaagaacatacatatttaggcataaccattacaaaggatcagaagtctaTAGGCTTACTAAATTGTAACCCTCTTATTAAAAATACCCAGTAGAATCTAAATCACTTGCTACAGAGAGACTTATCTTTAAAAGgtagagtcctaataaccaaggccgaaggtatctctagactaacatatggcgctttatctttatatcttgacagtaaaataagcaaggagatagaccagatgcttttcaactttctttggagaaaccgtacccattacattaggaaaactgttgtaatgaacacttatgagaatggtggactgaattttctggactttactactttaaataatacttttaagatcaattggataatacaattcctaagaagacccacttctatctggaattttattcctcatcatgtcttctctacttttggtgtccttaacttcatgttgttttgcaattataatattgacaacatttcagtgaaactttctgcttttcatcggcaggttttcttgtcatggtccttaatttataaacacaatttttctccacacagataaTATGAaataatcgggatatattgtataaaaatacttctttgtttttagaatattggttccgaaataatatcctattggtgagccaactggtaaatgcagagggtcttttactcagttataaggaattcttatcactttacaaggtccctgtaacacctaaagattttgcaattgttttagacgcCATTCCCGCAGGTGTTGCTctattattcaggaacgtgtcaagacctgaccctcagagcctaccttctattgaccctgttgactcgtcagtaggaaagatttgtttctcttttggtccattcaacaacagagcgatacgaaccttgtttcagcaggatgttgtatctataccttatgtcatgccttattggaatggatttattgataatatctgttggaaaaaagtttggatgttgccacacacatacctacttgttaacaaaattaaggaagtttcctttaaaattattcataaatattatcctgccaaccactatatgaagaagtttaaggaaaacataaactcaaattgctccttttgtaatgaccacccagaaacagtgttgcatcttttttggcattgtatacatgtaagaaaactgtggcaagacatcagtagatttataattgaacacatttatgaagattttaccctattgtggagagatgtactgcttggattctttacataAGATAAACaaaaataagctgaaacatttttatgtaattaatgtcattattcttttggccaaatttcatatacacaaatgtaaatttactaacaaaaaaacacactTTCCTAccctacaaaaagaaattgaactgtattttaagacagttaaatactctactaacaaaaaaactgttagaattgtaagtgtatgtatgtcccttaaggtccttgtgtaattgtaatgtgatattgtaccccctagctcgattgtccattacatataatctatatatacttgtgttcccttatgtactttctgtattgatttgttgttaataaaaaaattatatatatttttttttttgtgaaataaaaaaaaacgcTACATGGAAGCAGCCACGCAAAACGGTCTTGAGTGGCAACTATCTGCCCAATTAGCTGTTCGATTTACGCTTTTGTTGAACCTCCCACTTGATCCTATTTCGCAACGCCCACTTTCAGACACGCTCAATGTATGCAGTTACCCATGACTCCTAGCAGGCAAACTTGGTGCATAGGCCACAGCACCACCCGAGTGATACTACCAAGCAAGTACGTATGAGTATATTTTACAGTTAATCCCACATTTCGCAGGAGATGCACTGAAACTGAGTGTGCAATTTTAGCTAGGCTATAATATTTGATACCTAGACTAGAGAAAATAACTCATGTCAGCGgaagctaactttagctagataactaacgttagctagctacgttaaaCTACACCCACAACGGCCTGCTTCCACCGACAGCTTGATTAGAAAGAGTAAGCTATATAGCTACCTAGCCACAATCTTTACATTAATGCATACCCATATTGCTTCCCCGTGGAAATGTTATATGCCGTCTTTTAGTCGTATCTTACAAATGTTGATTGAAGAGGCAAGGCTAGCTGCTCGTTTCCTCGTAAACTTTTGATGAACCGGAAGTTGATAGAGCAGCAGATAGCCAGCGTGCGTTCTGCgactcacaacaacaacaaagctgATGGATTTTGATAATCAACCAAATTAGGCACGTAACTGGCTAAACATTTGCCTACTTTTGTCTTTTGTCAAACTACGAACTAGCTAACCTtgtttttcttattttattttttacatcaaGACCGTGACTACATGGTATTTGGTGAGAAGATCCTATCAGATCTTGTCCACCACACCACCAGCGGGAGAGCCTTACCTGGGACAACACATCAGAATCCTAGAATCTCCCCTTTCACTTTGGCCCAAAAGTGGTCATCCTTTTGACCGAATCATCAAAAGATTCCTTTCAAATGCTACAGGAGGATACTCCAGAGACAAtggttgatatagagagggacaATCAACACACAGATATACTGCAGGTGCAAATAAAACAGGAGGATGGAGAAGAGCCTCACGATACAGAGGACCGTCTCAAGAGTTCTAATACCGGAGAACAGAAGCCTTGTCACATCTGCCCTGATTGTGGTAAAAGTTATACCCGTTCGGATAATCTTAAAACACACCAGAAAATTCATATGACAGAGAGGCCGTACCTCTGCTCTGAGTGTGGTAAAGGTTTTACCCGCACAGATCATCTGAAATCACACCTGAAAACACATGaaagaaagaagaagaaacttaAACACCCCTGTACTGATTGTGTGAAAGGCTTTGTCCATTTGGAGCAGCTTGAAAAACATCTGGAAAAAAATCACCTTACACACAAGGAAAAGAAACCTCACGGCTGTCCAAGGTGTGACGAGAGCTTTTCTGACCTGGAAGAACTAACAACACACTTGCCAGTACATACTGAAGAGCTGGCCCTCTACTGCTCTGACTGCGGTAAGCGGTTCTTACACAAAGGAAAATTTGAAAGAcaccagagagtacacagtggacAAATGCCATACATATGCACCCACTGTGGGGAGGGTTTTACACAGGCACATAGTTTGAAACATCACCAGCgaatacacactggagagaaaccctacCTCTGCAACGAGTGTGGGGAGAGTTTCAGACACGATGCAACTTACAGGAGACACAAGCGCAAACACGAACTACCACTCTCTGAAAAGAAAGCCTATCCTTGCTCAGTATGTGGGAAGACTTTTACCCGCTCTGATGGAGTGATGAGGCATCTGAGGAGGTTCCATTACGGAGAGAGAGCTCTCCAGTGCTCCTGCTGCGACAAACGTTTCTTTCAACAGGACACACTAACCACACACATGAgaattcacactggagagaaaccgtacagttgctctgactgtgggagaAGCTTCTCACAAGATGGCGACCGAAAGAAACACCAGAAGAGGCACCACACTGGAGAGGGCACTTCACCTCTGACCCTCCATGTGGAcggcacagagacacacacactataacagagacatacacactaacagacaGTAACAGGCAGACTCAAGACACAAAAACAGGCCAGTGGGTAAACCAGGTTGCAATGAAGTTATTCTGACAGCTTTGGCTTtattttttgtgtttgtgtgtgtgtgtgatagcatGTATTTCTCTCTCGTTTAATTAGAGTTCATTGGCAAGGCTAATTTTAGCCCAACTTCTCACTGTTTGTAAGATGTCTACTGCTCATTGCAGCTACTTAAGTGATCATCGCCCACTCCATTAATCTATTACCCCTCTATTCATCCCCCCACTCCGTTACTCTGTTACCCCTCTATTCATCCCCCCACTCCGTTACTCTGTTACCCCTCTATTCATCCCCCCACTCCGTTACTGTTACCTCTCCATTCATCCCCCACTCCATTTAC containing:
- the LOC139532582 gene encoding zinc finger protein 135-like isoform X1; this encodes MDGPLPLSSLRLLVPPLRLMSAVMWQVVGRRSLEHYGKLEDFVCLVTETVPELLTDRQRALLLLGLRAKMSQEWIVEDVAPELIQTHLDRIQSICLTKSSDKAFEDAKARLMAYTRRSPGDRWAFGQYFNAELESLVCVFLSRLEELLPVPDFKQAASWLDSVPGGVDECLQSIPHSDRLRSVLQSQTCCREHLVNRDSSPSQTNLLSSLPVCLPNMMVYHPSADSDSESEPFPEERMDEERGEEQEKVCIKREDDEKSKVAELIGQDQESANRVAGETETSNLGILGFIVQSQSIMIIPQPGQHSLAVVSQSAPTLTLPVACRGQTAVNSPSGQSRPSPERNTVPVSSQKPQASLGSIIPESSVECIRVESDTDSPTGESSSSETLPSSVSHNPRRVAHKCPTCGKCFIYRSQVLRHLTTHSRGGRYKCAQCGVGFPTPWSLNDHKRSVCVTATFDCAQCGKRFASLREQYRHRLTHKTNTCFQCGAGFRTQLELTRHHKTHWAQPLHQCCLCGKRFRLLSSLTNHKQTHSSGGGFACTQCERVFGSAKERDAHRQMHRVPKLVCPVCSETFTSQAKLIKHQQTHPVPEGSEGQRYKCRYCEETFTGLTLMRIHQRSHLVDRPHQCDQCEKSFTTLGSLQSHLRTHSEEKPFLCAHCGKRFRTKDGMEGHLRIHTGEKPFHCSYCGKRFTALAGLNVHVRRHTGERPYVCEVCGKAWPSGGDLQKHMRCHTGERPYSCVDCGKTFSISCHLTEHMKTHSGEKPFSCPECGKSLKRKFDLKKHLLTHSGVRPYPCPHCDKSYTRRTHLNRHLQKHSAELLAAAL
- the LOC139532582 gene encoding oocyte zinc finger protein XlCOF6-like isoform X2; the encoded protein is MSAVMWQVVGRRSLEHYGKLEDFVCLVTETVPELLTDRQRALLLLGLRAKMSQEWIVEDVAPELIQTHLDRIQSICLTKSSDKAFEDAKARLMAYTRRSPGDRWAFGQYFNAELESLVCVFLSRLEELLPVPDFKQAASWLDSVPGGVDECLQSIPHSDRLRSVLQSQTCCREHLVNRDSSPSQTNLLSSLPVCLPNMMVYHPSADSDSESEPFPEERMDEERGEEQEKVCIKREDDEKSKVAELIGQDQESANRVAGETETSNLGILGFIVQSQSIMIIPQPGQHSLAVVSQSAPTLTLPVACRGQTAVNSPSGQSRPSPERNTVPVSSQKPQASLGSIIPESSVECIRVESDTDSPTGESSSSETLPSSVSHNPRRVAHKCPTCGKCFIYRSQVLRHLTTHSRGGRYKCAQCGVGFPTPWSLNDHKRSVCVTATFDCAQCGKRFASLREQYRHRLTHKTNTCFQCGAGFRTQLELTRHHKTHWAQPLHQCCLCGKRFRLLSSLTNHKQTHSSGGGFACTQCERVFGSAKERDAHRQMHRVPKLVCPVCSETFTSQAKLIKHQQTHPVPEGSEGQRYKCRYCEETFTGLTLMRIHQRSHLVDRPHQCDQCEKSFTTLGSLQSHLRTHSEEKPFLCAHCGKRFRTKDGMEGHLRIHTGEKPFHCSYCGKRFTALAGLNVHVRRHTGERPYVCEVCGKAWPSGGDLQKHMRCHTGERPYSCVDCGKTFSISCHLTEHMKTHSGEKPFSCPECGKSLKRKFDLKKHLLTHSGVRPYPCPHCDKSYTRRTHLNRHLQKHSAELLAAAL